A genomic window from Prunus persica cultivar Lovell chromosome G2, Prunus_persica_NCBIv2, whole genome shotgun sequence includes:
- the LOC18785204 gene encoding uncharacterized protein LOC18785204 — MALVYKLQSLSSSLSSTHFRKPNSLNPQPICSLHFNSSSNSSPFTEKTSIERYQRDQWLYKNQLDQATLCSVPPDFDSIRQNDIALQLPELRKLLQVLRGKRESEGGCGSGKCGPGNVFLVGTGPGDPELLTLKAYRVIQNADLLLYDRLVSNDVLELVGSGARLLYVGKTAGYHSRTQEEIHELLLSFAEAGANVVRLKGGDPLVFGRGGEEMDFLRQQGIEVNVIPGITAASGIAAVLGIPLTHRGVANSVRFLTGHSRKGGTDPLFVAENAADPDSTLVVYMGLSTLPSLAQKLVHHGLPPNTPAVAVERGTTPQQRMVFAELKDLADEIISAELVSPTLIIIGKVVALSPSWPYSSKEVSCFVEAI, encoded by the exons ATGGCTCTTGTCTATAAGCTTCAATCTCTGTCTTCCTCTTTATCTTCGACCCATTTCAGAAAACCCAACTCCTTAAACCCACAACCCATTTGTTCTTTACACTTCAACTCCTCTTCTAATTCTTCACCTTTTACAGAGAAGACTTCTATTGAGAGGTACCAGAGAGACCAATGGCTGTACAAGAACCAATTGGATCAAGCCACTCTATGCTCTGTCCCGCCAGATTTTGATTCTATAAGGCAAAATGACATTGCTTTGCAGCTACCGGAGCTGAGAAAGCTGCTTCAGGTTCtgagagggaagagagagagcgaaGGAGGGTGTGGCAGCGGCAAATGTGGGCCTGGAAATGTGTTCTTGGTCGGGACAGGGCCTGGGGACCCTGAGCTCCTGACATTGAAGGCGTATAGAGTTATTCAGAATGCTGATCTATTGTTGTATGATAGGTTGGTGTCCAATGATGTGTTGGAATTGGTTGGCTCTGGTGCTAGACTTCTCTATGTGGGCAAGACTGCTGGGTACCATAGCAGAACCCAG GAGGAGATACATGAATTGCTACTGAGTTTTGCTGAAGCTGGAGCTAATGTTGTGAGACTGAAAGGAGGGGATCCACTG GTGTTTGGTAGGGGTGGGGAGGAGATGGATTTTCTGCGACAGCAAGGAATTGAAGTGAATGTTATTCCAG GTATTACTGCTGCTTCAGGGATAGCAGCAGTGTTAGGGATTCCATTAACTCATCGTGGTGTCGCAAATAGTGTCAGATTTCTTACCGGGCACTCCAGGAAGGGAGGAACAGACCCTCTGTTTGTTGCAGAGAATGCAGCTGACCCTGATTCAACCTTGGTGGTTTATATGGGTTTGTCGACCCTCCCCTCTCTTGCTCAAAAGTTGGTGCATCATGGTTTGCCACCAAATACACCAGCTGTTGCAGTTGAGCGAGGGACCACACCTCAACAGCGCATG GTTTTTGCAGAACTGAAGGATCTTGCTGATGAAATTATATCAGCAGAATTAGTATCACCAACGTTGATCATCATTGGAAAAGTAGTTGCACTTTCACCATCGTGGCCATATTCTTCAAAGGAAGTGTCATGTTTTGTAGAAGCGATATAG